The Tripterygium wilfordii isolate XIE 37 chromosome 17, ASM1340144v1, whole genome shotgun sequence genome has a window encoding:
- the LOC119982796 gene encoding uncharacterized protein LOC119982796, producing MLRSPSLVSLVVKAIDRDLICGGDDLSDIYELPSELFDLLVASLCPMALEKLLSEMPFDVCNDNMPTSYFLKKDRKRGRNWNLNEAWKNLVKLRWPELSEIELDDWQQVYWETHLQNCLDEAAELALLPSFDGCISEIKISDRLLKYVGCLGYLTRLSCDYSTLSYHCEQFGYYARYLRLPSVLCVAQTCRLLRNSKLEILVLRWIRSKEHIDGLCKLLIQNSATLTTLEFIHCSLSSAFVNAIFSSLHRRSGQAQGIQDLSIKTSNFLEPSLVSLPLALATFLSSGRPLHSLKFSDNHLDQNCARMVLSALLDASSCLSILDLSENHIAGWLSNFCVRSSSGNLSSFGSDKYLKSLRELNLRQNDLNKDDADNLRCLFFHMPNLKILDISDNPIGDDGIRCLIPYFVEASVEGRFHLTEMNLQCCELSCEGVTQLLETLSTLKTPLRSLSLADNVLGSQVAGVLGNFLHTSIQVLDVGGIGLGSSGFQELLERITGELKLTKVNISKNHGGIGTAKFLSKLFSLAPELVKVNATYNFLPVESLPIICSGLKVAKGKLDYLDLRGNFWESQPAHASMFANFRHNGKPIVILESTPASNIPYDDDP from the exons ATGCTACGATCCCCGTCCTTGGTGTCGCTGGTCGTCAAGGCAATTGACAGAGACCTAATTTGCG GAGGTGATGATTTATCGGACATATATGAGCTTCCATCGGAGCTATTTGATTTACTGGTAGCCAGTTTATGTCCTATGGCATTGGAAAAGTTGCTATCGGAAAT GCCATTTGATGTTTGCAATGACAATATGCCTACCAGTTATTTCCTGAAAAAGGATAGGAAACGTGGAAG AAATTGGAACCTCAATGAAGCATGGAAGAATTTAGTTAAGTTGCGCTGGCCTGAACTCAGTGAAATCGAGCTAGATGACTGGCAGCAGGTTTATTGGGAAACACATTTGCAGAA CTGCCTGGATGAAGCCGCTGAGTTAGCTTTGCTCCCATCTTTTGATGGGTGTATCAGTGAAATAAAAATTTCAG ACAGATTACTAAAATATGTTGGTTGTCTGGGATACTTGACTCGTTTGAGCTGTGACTACTCAACATTGTCTTACCACTGTGAACAATTTGGGTACTATGCAAG ATATTTGAGACTTCCCAGTGTGCTCTGTGTTGCGCAAACTTGT CGATTATTGAGGAACAGCAAACTGGAAATTTTGGTGCTGCGTTGGATTAGAAGCAAGGAACAT ATCGACGGATTATGCAAACTCCTGATCCAGAACAGTGCAACTCTAACGACGCTTGAGTTTATTCACTGCAGCCTTTCATCTGCTTTTGTGAATGCGATTTTCAGTTCTCTGCACAGAAGAAGTGGACAAGCACAAGGGATACAGGATTTGTCTATTAAGACATCAAACTTTCTTGAACCATCCCTAGTATCCTTACCTCTTGCACTTGCAACGTTTCTCTCGTCTGGAAG GCCCTTgcattcattaaaattttctgaCAACCATCTGGACCAAAATTGTGCGCGAATGGTTTTGAGTGCCCTTCTTGACGCATCCTCTTGTCTATCCATCCTTGATCTTTCAGAAAACCAT ATAGCAGGATGGCTTTCTAATTTCTGTGTGAGATCCTCAAGCGGCAACCTGTCATCTTTTGGGTCAGACAAGTATTTGAAATCATTACGAGAACTTAACCTAAG GCAGAATGATCTAAACAAGGATGATGCAGACAATTTGAGATGTCTGTTTTTTCATATGCCCAACTTGAAGATTTTGGATATAAGTGACAATCCTATCGGGGATGATGGAATCAG ATGTTTAATCCCCTACTTTGTTGAAGCCTCAGTGGAAGGGCGCTTTCACTTGACTGAGATGAATTTGCAGTGTTGTGAGCTTTCCTGTGAGGGAGTGACTCAACTACTTGAAACCCTCTCCACCTTGAAAACACCGCTGagatctctctctcttgcaGATAATGTCCTTGGCAG CCAAGTAGCAGGAGTTTTGGGAAATTTTTTGCACACATCTATACAAGTGCTTGATGTTGGAGGTATTGGCTTGGGTTCATCTGGCTTTCAAGAACTGCTAGAACGAATTACAGGAGAATTGAAACTTACGAAAGTAAACATAAG CAAAAACCATGGTGGGATTGGAACTGCAAAGTTTCTGTCAAAGCTCTTCTCCTTGGCACCAGAACTTGTCAAAGTCAACGCAACATATAATTTTTTGCCGGTAGAGTCATTGCCCATTATATGCTCTGGACTGAAGGTTGCAAAAG GTAAGCTCGATTATTTGGACCTGAGGGGCAACTTCTGGGAGTCTCAGCCAGCTCATGCTTCTATGTTTGCCAACTTCCGACATAATGGAAAACCCATAGTGATTCTTGAATCTACACCAGCGTCAAACATTCCTTACGATGACGATCCATAG
- the LOC119983178 gene encoding tetraspanin-18-like: MRPNCCHISVAFVLKFLNFLQAFLGVSIVLYSVWMLNQWNHHLPISPPPSAPSPDQSLYILSDSHAQIHTLRVSDGGIASSNLATHVVSKFDDHFGFELLNSLKLPAPWFIYAFMGVGVLLCCITFIGCIAAEAINGCCLCFYTLLKTVLILLEAALVAFIAIDRHWEKDLPVDPTGELESLRSFIEDNVDICKWVGITVLVIQVLSLLLAIILRAMVSTRRTDTDGEDDYENVRGKTWEPLLHSRSSQASGSTATHSDVWSSRMREKYGLKNNGDKTNLLNQNSTVSVKST; the protein is encoded by the exons ATGCGACCTAATTGTTGCCACATTTCGGTGGCTTTCGTTCTCAAATTCCTAAACTTCCTTCAAGCATTCCTTGGGGTCTCAATCGTTCTGTACTCCGTATGGATGCTGAATCAATGGAATCACCACCTTCCTATCTCTCCACCACCTTCAGCTCCCTCTCCGGATCAGTCTCTCTACATTCTCTCCGATTCACACGCGCAAATACATACGCTTAGGGTTTCTGATGGCGGGATAGCCTCCTCGAATTTAGCAACCCATGTGGTTTCTAAGTTCGATGATCACTTTGGGTTCGAATTGTtgaattctctcaagcttccggCCCCCTG GTTCATCTACGCTTTTATGGGAGTGGGTGTTTTATTGTGTTGCATTACTTTCATTGGTTGCATTGCAGCTGAAGCTATTAATGGCTGTTGCCTTTGTTTT TATACCCTACTGAAAACTGTCCTCATTCTACTAGAAGCAGCTTTAGTGGCATTCATTGCAATTGATCGCCATTGGGAAAAG GATCTGCCAGTGGACCCAACTGGAGAACTTGAAAGCCTCCGATCTTTCATTGAAGACAATGTTGATATATGTAAATGGGTTGGCATTACTGTGCTTGTAATTCAG GTACTCTCTCTATTACTAGCAATAATTCTACGAGCCATGGTTTCTACTCGAAGAACTGATACCGATGGCGAGGATGATTACGAGAATGTTAGGGGTAAAACATGGGAGCCACTTTTGCATTCGCGTTCTAGTCAAGCATCAGGCTCTACTGCAACTCACTCTGATGTCTGGAGCTCACGGATGAGAGAAAAG TATGGATTGAAGAACAATGGTGATAAGACAAATTTATTAAATCAGAATTCCACAGTGAGCGTGAAATCCACCTAA